Proteins found in one Geomonas subterranea genomic segment:
- a CDS encoding FAD-binding oxidoreductase gives MKDEYRRRLTQLLGDSVSFDQQICAAYDHDLGEMPGVLMAQIKACPTAVVVPKTTQDVVKALTFAGETGTPVTPRGQASSGFGGAIPTRGGLLLDLSSLNRVLAVDQEAMTVDVEPGVVWQGLSKELQRCGLDNRICPTSAPSATVGGWFAMGGVGIGSLRYGSVADVVEEIDVVGLDGRTVTCRGDRMQPYYQTCGSLGIITRLRLKCRKAEALRPYAIEFPDAFSLQAFMQEAIRSFDIDTAILHSDGYVAMRKAAGGHHSLAKGHFLAILAIPESQADDAKLALLTKMHKGEQFSEQVAREEWGDRFYPMRIKKVGPTVLVGEFYLPVDNFAAAWEEIAGDLSRDCIGMEALAISKSELTVLVYLPECSKDLLYPVRMAKAVRPAAIARRHGGRPYTAGMWFAAESKEVLGKAKYAGYRRLKKELDPENLLNPGKIVAPGMRWLPILNLGTVVHLGSALASPFARFLSYRGKGPSPSGEHHEH, from the coding sequence ATGAAAGATGAATATCGACGTCGACTCACGCAGCTATTGGGCGACAGCGTAAGTTTCGATCAACAGATCTGTGCGGCCTACGACCACGATCTGGGTGAAATGCCGGGCGTGCTCATGGCCCAGATAAAGGCCTGTCCTACCGCCGTTGTGGTCCCCAAAACCACGCAGGATGTCGTAAAAGCCCTGACCTTCGCCGGCGAGACCGGGACCCCGGTCACCCCGAGGGGGCAGGCGAGCTCCGGTTTCGGCGGGGCCATCCCGACCCGCGGCGGTCTTTTGCTCGACCTCTCCTCCCTAAACCGCGTGCTCGCGGTGGACCAGGAGGCGATGACCGTGGACGTGGAGCCGGGTGTGGTTTGGCAGGGGCTCTCCAAAGAGCTGCAGCGATGCGGCCTCGACAACCGGATCTGTCCGACCAGCGCCCCTTCCGCGACCGTCGGCGGATGGTTCGCCATGGGGGGAGTCGGCATAGGCAGCCTGCGTTATGGAAGTGTAGCTGACGTGGTGGAGGAGATAGATGTCGTCGGGCTGGACGGACGCACGGTCACCTGCAGGGGGGACAGGATGCAACCCTACTACCAGACCTGCGGCAGCTTGGGGATCATCACGAGGCTCCGGCTCAAATGCCGTAAAGCCGAGGCGCTGCGTCCATATGCCATCGAGTTTCCGGATGCGTTCTCGCTCCAGGCCTTCATGCAGGAGGCCATCCGCTCCTTTGATATCGACACTGCAATCCTGCATTCGGATGGATACGTGGCGATGCGCAAGGCCGCTGGCGGGCACCACAGCCTTGCGAAAGGGCATTTCCTGGCCATCCTGGCGATCCCCGAGTCGCAGGCGGACGACGCCAAACTGGCCCTGCTGACCAAGATGCACAAAGGCGAGCAGTTCTCGGAGCAGGTAGCCCGCGAGGAATGGGGAGACCGATTCTACCCCATGCGCATCAAAAAGGTCGGGCCGACGGTGCTGGTCGGCGAATTCTATCTTCCCGTCGACAACTTCGCCGCCGCCTGGGAGGAGATCGCCGGGGACCTCAGCCGTGACTGCATCGGCATGGAAGCGCTGGCTATCTCCAAGAGCGAGCTGACGGTTCTGGTCTACCTCCCCGAATGTTCCAAGGACCTGCTCTATCCGGTGCGGATGGCGAAGGCCGTGCGTCCCGCCGCCATCGCCCGCCGGCACGGGGGGCGCCCGTACACGGCGGGGATGTGGTTCGCCGCCGAATCGAAAGAGGTCCTCGGAAAAGCGAAATACGCCGGTTACCGGCGCCTTAAAAAAGAGCTCGACCCGGAGAACCTGTTGAACCCGGGCAAGATCGTCGCCCCCGGCATGCGTTGGCTCCCCATCCTGAACCTCGGGACGGTGGTCCATCTCGGTTCGGCGCTGGCGTCCCCCTTCGCACGTTTCTTGAGTTACCGGGGTAAGGGCCCCTCACCTAGCGGAGAACACCATGAGCACTAA
- the fdrA gene encoding acyl-CoA synthetase FdrA, with amino-acid sequence MAITTIVRKNEYKDSVRLMTISRQATALEGVRTAQALLGTEGNKKVLDGLGQLDDEVRSATPNDLVICIEADSEESCRKALEEIDRLLADAGGATAQEKNPESLEEAHLRLPGANLALFSVPGQFAKLDAVTALDRGLNVMLFSDNIAIEDEVELKRLAVEKDLLLMGPDCGTAIINGTPLGFANVIRRGSIGIVGASGTGVQEVTCLIDRAGGGISHAIGVGGRDLKKEVGGAMMRLAIKKLAKDPATKSLVLISKPGAPQVMADVLAEAANCGLPVVACLLGRDAAKYAEVSDNITVVSTLEEAACAALKMQPPVSCACDTLRGQAAALASDRQFFRALYSGGTLCYEALLILDGKLPVHSNIALDKEMKLAYPAHGSAHYAIDLGEDEFTQGRPHPMIDSTLRQERIVAAVSAPDTKVLLIDVVIGYGANSDPAQDMVAAVCEGRAAAKDGGPVVIAHVCGTDQDPQSLHAQEEKLKAAGIFTFSTNAAAVRAALNIVTGA; translated from the coding sequence GTGGCTATTACAACAATCGTAAGGAAGAACGAATACAAGGATTCGGTCCGCCTCATGACTATCTCCCGCCAGGCAACGGCGCTGGAGGGGGTGAGGACCGCCCAGGCACTGCTCGGTACGGAAGGGAACAAGAAGGTGCTGGACGGCCTGGGCCAGCTGGATGACGAGGTGCGCTCCGCCACTCCCAACGATCTGGTCATCTGCATCGAGGCGGACTCGGAGGAGTCCTGCAGGAAGGCGCTCGAAGAGATCGACCGTCTGCTTGCCGACGCCGGCGGCGCAACAGCGCAAGAGAAGAACCCGGAATCCCTGGAGGAGGCGCACCTGCGCCTGCCCGGCGCAAACCTCGCGCTCTTCTCGGTTCCGGGACAGTTCGCCAAGCTCGACGCGGTCACCGCGCTCGACCGCGGGCTGAACGTGATGCTCTTTTCCGACAACATCGCCATTGAGGACGAGGTGGAGCTGAAGCGGCTCGCCGTGGAGAAGGACCTCCTCCTCATGGGGCCTGACTGCGGCACGGCGATCATCAACGGGACCCCGCTCGGGTTCGCCAACGTGATCCGCCGTGGTTCCATCGGGATCGTCGGCGCCTCGGGGACCGGGGTGCAGGAAGTCACCTGCCTTATCGACCGGGCCGGCGGCGGGATCTCCCACGCCATCGGGGTGGGCGGCCGCGACCTGAAAAAGGAAGTAGGCGGGGCGATGATGCGCCTGGCCATCAAGAAGCTCGCCAAGGACCCGGCAACGAAATCCCTGGTGCTCATCTCGAAGCCGGGCGCGCCGCAGGTGATGGCCGATGTCCTGGCGGAGGCCGCCAACTGCGGGCTGCCGGTGGTGGCTTGCCTCCTGGGGCGCGACGCCGCAAAATACGCGGAGGTTTCGGACAACATCACGGTGGTGAGCACACTTGAGGAGGCCGCCTGCGCCGCCTTGAAGATGCAGCCCCCGGTTTCGTGCGCCTGCGACACGCTCCGCGGCCAGGCCGCCGCGCTCGCCTCCGACCGGCAGTTCTTCCGGGCGCTGTACTCCGGCGGAACCCTCTGCTACGAGGCCCTGCTCATCCTGGACGGCAAGTTGCCGGTCCACTCCAACATCGCTCTGGACAAGGAAATGAAGCTCGCCTACCCGGCGCACGGGTCGGCGCACTACGCCATCGATCTGGGCGAGGATGAGTTCACCCAGGGGCGTCCTCACCCCATGATCGACTCCACGCTGCGCCAGGAGAGGATCGTAGCCGCGGTCTCCGCGCCGGACACCAAGGTGCTCCTGATCGACGTCGTCATTGGTTACGGCGCCAACAGCGACCCCGCGCAGGACATGGTAGCAGCGGTCTGCGAGGGGAGGGCGGCCGCAAAAGATGGCGGTCCTGTCGTCATTGCCCACGTCTGCGGCACCGACCAGGATCCTCAGTCGTTGCACGCCCAGGAAGAAAAACTGAAGGCAGCGGGCATCTTCACCTTCTCGACCAACGCCGCGGCGGTACGCGCCGCGCTCAACATCGTCACCGGGGCTTAG
- the arcC gene encoding carbamate kinase gives MPKPIAVVALGGNAILAANEDGSFETQLKNVKAACRQMLAILHKRYELVIVHGNGPQVGNLLLQFEKARDQIPVPPLDVAVASSQGLLGHMIEIGMRSVLEEDRLHKEVATIMTQVVVDEKDPAYQNPTKPIGPFFTQEEAERFRDKEGWAIVEDSGRGYRRTVCSPQPKKVLALNVIRQLAESGVIVVACGGGGIPVNYHTGEVMGTEGVIDKDFAASLLAYNLGAELFVVLTGVPKVALDFGKPTQRSIDLMTATEAKQWLADGQFPPGSMGPKIEASIEYLTHGGKEVIITTEKGIVDAMENGNCTRIVSC, from the coding sequence ATGCCTAAACCGATAGCAGTAGTCGCCCTGGGGGGGAACGCGATTCTCGCCGCCAACGAGGACGGGTCGTTCGAGACCCAGTTGAAGAACGTCAAGGCGGCGTGCCGCCAGATGCTCGCCATCCTGCACAAGCGTTACGAACTGGTGATCGTGCACGGCAACGGCCCGCAGGTCGGCAACCTGCTGCTTCAGTTCGAGAAGGCACGCGACCAGATCCCGGTTCCGCCGCTGGATGTGGCCGTCGCCTCATCTCAGGGGCTTCTGGGACACATGATCGAGATCGGCATGCGCTCGGTGCTTGAGGAGGACCGCCTGCACAAGGAGGTCGCCACCATCATGACCCAGGTGGTAGTCGACGAGAAAGACCCGGCCTACCAGAACCCGACCAAGCCGATCGGCCCCTTCTTTACCCAGGAGGAGGCGGAACGCTTCAGGGACAAGGAGGGGTGGGCCATCGTGGAGGATTCCGGGAGGGGATACCGCCGCACGGTCTGCTCCCCGCAGCCGAAGAAGGTGCTTGCCCTTAACGTGATCCGGCAGCTGGCCGAGAGCGGCGTCATCGTCGTGGCCTGCGGCGGCGGAGGCATCCCGGTCAACTACCATACCGGCGAGGTGATGGGCACCGAGGGTGTCATCGACAAAGATTTCGCGGCATCCCTGCTCGCCTACAACCTCGGTGCGGAACTGTTCGTCGTGCTGACCGGCGTGCCCAAGGTGGCGCTCGATTTCGGCAAACCGACACAGCGCTCCATCGACCTGATGACCGCCACCGAGGCCAAGCAGTGGCTTGCCGATGGGCAGTTCCCCCCGGGCAGCATGGGGCCGAAGATCGAGGCATCCATCGAGTACCTCACCCACGGAGGGAAAGAAGTCATCATTACCACGGAAAAAGGGATCGTGGACGCGATGGAAAACGGGAACTGCACCCGTATCGTGAGCTGCTAG